A window from bacterium encodes these proteins:
- a CDS encoding amino acid permease, translating into MSEAKVSVRGQLRLLDATMLVVGSMIGSGIFIVSADIARNVGSSGWLLLVWLVSGVMTLIPAVSYGELSGMYPQAGGQYVYLRNAYNPLIGFLYGWTFFMVIQCGTIAAVAVAFAKFTAVLIPWFSEQHVLFEVSGLTFSAAQLLALFNITVLTYLNMQGLREGKFVQNLFTFSKIAVLVLLIVLGFSLGLNPDVVKLNFANAWEAMRATVGENGQVIRESLSGADLLSACGLGCVGAIFALDAWNSSTFTAAETHNPRKTIAQSLALGTALVTGLYVLTNVAYLFMLPVIGDPNGADVIARGFQFAASDRIATASVETLLGGAAAIVVAICVMISTFGCNNGIVLTGARVYYAMSQHGLFFKDAQKINKHGVPGVALVMQGLWSGVLCLSGKYGDLLDYVVFATVLFYVLTVWGIIRLRTLRPDEERPFRAPGYPYLQIAYLIFAVLFSVNLLIYKPQYTWPGLFIVLLGIPVYYLWRKNPERHSPTLSS; encoded by the coding sequence ATGAGCGAGGCAAAGGTTTCGGTGCGCGGACAGCTCCGGCTGCTTGACGCGACGATGCTGGTTGTGGGCTCGATGATCGGGTCGGGCATTTTCATTGTTTCGGCAGACATCGCGCGCAATGTGGGTTCTTCCGGCTGGCTGCTTTTGGTGTGGCTCGTGAGCGGAGTAATGACACTGATTCCGGCGGTGAGTTACGGCGAGCTATCGGGAATGTATCCGCAGGCGGGCGGGCAGTATGTTTATCTGAGGAACGCGTATAACCCTCTCATCGGGTTTTTATACGGATGGACGTTCTTCATGGTCATTCAGTGCGGCACGATTGCGGCGGTGGCTGTGGCGTTTGCGAAATTCACGGCGGTGCTGATTCCGTGGTTTTCGGAGCAGCATGTGCTCTTTGAAGTATCGGGTTTGACATTCTCAGCGGCGCAGCTTCTGGCACTATTCAATATCACGGTGCTGACGTATTTGAACATGCAGGGGCTGCGGGAAGGGAAGTTTGTGCAGAATCTGTTCACGTTCAGCAAGATTGCGGTGCTGGTATTGCTGATTGTGCTTGGATTCTCGCTGGGGCTGAATCCGGACGTGGTGAAGCTGAATTTCGCCAACGCGTGGGAGGCGATGCGGGCAACCGTGGGGGAGAACGGTCAAGTGATTCGAGAATCGCTGTCGGGCGCGGATTTACTCAGCGCGTGCGGATTGGGATGTGTGGGAGCAATATTCGCCCTTGATGCATGGAACAGCTCGACGTTTACGGCGGCGGAGACGCACAATCCGCGCAAGACCATCGCGCAGAGTCTGGCGTTGGGAACAGCGCTGGTGACCGGACTTTATGTGCTGACGAACGTGGCCTATTTGTTCATGCTGCCGGTCATTGGCGACCCGAATGGTGCGGATGTGATTGCACGGGGATTTCAGTTTGCGGCGAGTGACCGGATTGCCACGGCGAGTGTGGAGACTTTGCTTGGGGGAGCGGCGGCGATTGTGGTTGCCATTTGTGTGATGATTTCCACGTTCGGCTGCAACAACGGCATCGTTCTGACGGGAGCACGAGTTTACTACGCGATGTCGCAGCACGGATTGTTCTTTAAGGACGCACAGAAAATCAACAAGCACGGCGTGCCGGGAGTGGCGCTGGTGATGCAAGGATTGTGGAGCGGCGTGCTTTGTTTGTCGGGGAAGTATGGAGACTTGCTCGATTATGTTGTGTTCGCGACGGTGCTGTTTTATGTGCTGACGGTGTGGGGCATCATTCGCCTGCGGACGCTGCGGCCTGACGAAGAGCGGCCGTTCCGCGCACCGGGGTATCCGTATTTACAGATTGCGTATTTGATATTCGCGGTGCTGTTTTCCGTCAATCTGCTTATCTACAAGCCGCAATACACCTGGCCGGGATTGTTTATCGTTCTGCTGGGGATTCCGGTGTATTATCTTTGGCGTAAGAATCCTGAACGCCATTCCCCGACCCTTTCCTCCTAG